The DNA window GTCCCTCCTTCTCTACCTACCTCCATTCTATTCGTGTTTTGAAAAAAGGAAAGAGATTTGGGCATTCCTTTGCGGTGTTTTAATGATCCTTTCACTGTCTTTAAATAAAATAAAGAAATATGAAAGATAGGTTAGCAGAAGGTTAACGGACAGTTGAAGCATGGACGGTATTTCTTAACGTGATTATTACGGGAAGTTCCACTGAGGAACGTGTGGCCCTCTCTTCCTATTCGTCAGGCGCGTTCCTCCTGCCCCCGGAATCTCCCTCCAAAATTGAAAATCAGTACGCCCAAAAGGATCATTCCGCCGCCAATCAGTGTTGCGGAATCGGGGACTTCATCTGCAAGCAGGAAACCCAGAATGCTCGTCAAAAAGGGCGTGATAAACATATAGTTGCTGACCTGTGATATCTGCTTTGCCCTGGCAAACGCCATGGCCCATGAAACATAGGCAATGGCGCTGGAACCGATGCCCAAAACCGCAAGATAAAGATACTGGATCGCAGGCGCATGGGAAACCTCACCGATGGCGGCCGGCGCAAAGACCGCCAGCAGGATTGTCCCGACAAAAATGCTGTATGTAGAGGTCTGCAACGCGGTGCAGGTTTTCGTCAGTTTCCGCTGTAACAGATTATAACCGCTCAATGCCAGCGCCGCAAGAAACAGCCAGAAAAGCCCCGCATTGATGGAAAAGACGCCGTTCATCAATGTCAATACGGCAACGCCGATAAACTCAACCAGAATTGCCGCCCACTGGAATGCACGCAGTTTTTCCCGATAGATAAAACGGGCCAAAAGCGCGGTAAACACAGGCACTGAAGCGATTACGACACTGCCTGTGGCGGCTGTGACCGTGGCCTGCCCCTGGTTGAAGGCAATCATATACAAAAAGAAACCAATCCCGCCCGCAGCCAGAAACCACGGCAGATCGGCCCTGCCCGGCAGCTTCATCTTTGTCAGGACGGCAACCGCAATGAGGGCGCAGGAGGCAATCAAATACCTTAAAAATCCCAGTGAAAAAGCGGTAAAATACTGAAGCGTAAGCCGCGTCAGCACATAGGCCAGCGACCAGAAGAAAATTGTAACTGCTGCATAAGGGTGAAAACTGTCTCTTAATTTCATATTCATTCCT is part of the [Clostridium] symbiosum genome and encodes:
- a CDS encoding DMT family transporter translates to MKLRDSFHPYAAVTIFFWSLAYVLTRLTLQYFTAFSLGFLRYLIASCALIAVAVLTKMKLPGRADLPWFLAAGGIGFFLYMIAFNQGQATVTAATGSVVIASVPVFTALLARFIYREKLRAFQWAAILVEFIGVAVLTLMNGVFSINAGLFWLFLAALALSGYNLLQRKLTKTCTALQTSTYSIFVGTILLAVFAPAAIGEVSHAPAIQYLYLAVLGIGSSAIAYVSWAMAFARAKQISQVSNYMFITPFLTSILGFLLADEVPDSATLIGGGMILLGVLIFNFGGRFRGQEERA